The following proteins come from a genomic window of Halomarina ordinaria:
- a CDS encoding M28 family metallopeptidase — protein sequence MTDWIGATFTDRAGWDHLETLVDLGDRMAGSAGEREAAELTRDALSAAGARDAHLDEFDVTGWTRGTSTVRVDGRDLACIALPRSPASDATGAFADLGYGLPTDFDRELEGKVVLVSSAVPDYYERFIHRREKYYRAVQAGAAAFVFENHVEGCLAPTGSVGTGDDPIGDIPAVGVSKEVGARLSRWCSGDDAHPVTVEVDCEYGPATSRNVHAVVGPDTDEEVLVTSHVDAHDIAEGAMDNGAGTAMVVQVARALARRESDLERSVRFVCYGSEEVGLCGSTHDAERRDLDRVKAIVNCDGVLQGRTLSAYTHGFDDLERVLREVAEHFDHPLGMNPQQGPHSDHWPYVLAGGVPAYHVTSETDGRGRGWGHTRADTLDKLESRDLREGAILLTELVVRLARADTEVARRPPEDIVAALEREGHAEGLRITGDLDSLD from the coding sequence ATGACCGACTGGATCGGCGCGACGTTCACGGACCGCGCCGGCTGGGACCACCTCGAGACGCTCGTCGACCTCGGCGACCGGATGGCCGGCAGCGCGGGCGAACGCGAGGCGGCGGAACTGACCCGCGACGCCCTCTCGGCTGCCGGCGCGCGCGACGCCCACCTCGACGAGTTCGACGTGACGGGGTGGACGCGGGGGACGAGTACGGTCCGCGTCGACGGCCGCGACCTCGCCTGCATCGCTCTCCCGCGGAGCCCCGCCAGCGACGCGACCGGCGCGTTCGCCGACCTCGGCTACGGCCTGCCGACCGACTTCGACCGCGAGTTGGAGGGAAAGGTGGTGCTGGTCTCCTCGGCCGTCCCCGACTACTACGAGCGGTTCATCCACCGCCGCGAGAAGTACTACCGTGCCGTTCAGGCCGGCGCCGCGGCCTTCGTCTTCGAGAACCACGTTGAGGGCTGTCTCGCCCCCACCGGGAGCGTCGGGACCGGCGACGACCCCATCGGCGACATCCCCGCCGTCGGCGTCTCGAAGGAGGTCGGCGCGCGCCTCTCGCGCTGGTGTTCCGGCGACGACGCGCACCCGGTGACCGTCGAGGTCGACTGCGAGTACGGCCCCGCGACCAGCCGGAACGTCCACGCCGTCGTCGGTCCCGACACCGACGAGGAGGTGCTGGTGACGAGCCACGTCGACGCCCACGACATCGCCGAGGGCGCGATGGACAACGGCGCCGGCACGGCGATGGTCGTCCAGGTGGCGCGCGCGCTCGCCCGGCGCGAGTCCGACCTCGAACGGAGCGTACGCTTCGTCTGTTACGGGAGCGAGGAGGTGGGCCTCTGCGGGTCGACGCACGACGCCGAGCGGCGCGACCTCGACCGCGTGAAGGCCATCGTCAACTGCGACGGCGTCCTGCAGGGGCGGACGCTCTCGGCGTATACGCACGGCTTCGACGACCTCGAACGCGTCCTCCGCGAGGTGGCCGAGCACTTCGACCACCCCCTCGGGATGAACCCCCAGCAGGGCCCCCACAGCGACCACTGGCCGTACGTCCTCGCCGGCGGCGTCCCCGCCTACCACGTCACGAGCGAGACGGACGGGAGAGGCCGCGGATGGGGGCACACCCGCGCGGACACCCTCGACAAACTGGAGTCCCGGGACCTGCGCGAGGGGGCCATCCTCCTGACGGAACTCGTCGTCCGCCTGGCGCGCGCGGACACCGAGGTGGCCCGCCGCCCCCCGGAGGACATCGTCGCGGCACTCGAACGCGAGGGCCACGCCGAGGGGCTGCGCATCACGGGCGACCTCGACTCGCTCGACTGA